Proteins from one Lonchura striata isolate bLonStr1 chromosome 6, bLonStr1.mat, whole genome shotgun sequence genomic window:
- the DAGLA gene encoding diacylglycerol lipase-alpha encodes MPGIVVFRRRWSVGSDDLVLPAVFLFLLHTTWFVILSVVLFGLVYNPNETCSLNLVDHGRGYLGILLSCMIAELAIIWLSMRGSILYTEPRDSMQYVLYVRLAILVIEFVYAIVGIVWLTQYYTSCNDITAKSVTLGMVVCNWVVILSVCITVLCVFDPTGRTFVKLRATKRRQRNLRTYNLRHRLEEGQASSWTRRLKVFLCCTRTKDSQSDAYSEIAYLFAEFFRDLDIVPSDIIAGLVLLRQRQRAKRNAVLDEANNDILAFLSGMPVTRNTKYLDLKNAQEMQRYREVCYYMLFALAAYGWPIYLMRKPTCGLCRLARSCSCCCLCPSRPRYAPGVTIEEDNCCGCNAIAIRRHFLDENMTSVDIVYTSCHDAVYETPFYVAVDHDKKKVVISIRGTLSPKDALTDLTGDAERLPVEGHHGTWLGHKGMVLSAEYIKKKLEQEMVLSQAFGRDLGRGTKHYGLIVVGHSLGAGTAAILSFLLRPQYPSLKCFAYSPPGGLLSEDAMEYSKEFVTAVVLGKDLVPRIGLSQLEGFRRQLLDVLQRSTKPKWRIIVGATKCIPKSELPEEPEENSVTSNRLWTHPSDLTIALSASTPLYPPGRIIHVVHNHPAEQCCCCEQEDPTYFAIWGDNKAFNEVIISPAMLHEHLPYVVMEGLNKVLENYNKGKTALLSAAKVMVSPTEVDLTPELIFQSQPLPSCPSVQIGTGAIPADRRNSSTKSKSHSEISLEGFYETKPLSPVQKDPVELLLLDTKERLSVELQDRRAPLATMESLSDNESIYSFDSRRSSGFRSIRGSPSLHAVMEKDETHCFYIDPVIPEENPSLSSRTELLAADSLSKHSQETQPPENVLNSGGTTPQRRCSAEGTGSDGERASSSPREEPPLHNGRLADVPSPQVLEFAEFIDSLFNLDSKSSSFQDIYCMMVSDSSSDFAEMPKSVSDQEILLRAQYEPNLVPKPPRLFAGSTDPSSGISVSPSFPLSSSGELMDITPTGVSSQECLATDKIRTSTPSGHVTSPAKQDDLMISAL; translated from the exons ATGCCAGGGATTGTCGTGTTCCGCCGGCGCTGGTCTGTGGGCAGCGATGACCTGGTTCTGCCAGCcgtcttcctcttcctccttcacACCACCTG GTTTGTGATTCTCTCGGTGGTGCTCTTCGGGCTGGTGTACAATCCCAACGAGACGTGCTCCCTGAACCTGGTGGACCACGGCCGGGGCTATCTGGGAATCCTGCTGAGCTGCATGATCGCCGAGCTGGCCATCATCTGGCTGAGCATGCGCGGGAGCATCCTGTACACGGAGCCGCGGGATTCCATGCAGTACGTCCTCTATGTCCGACTGG cGATCCTGGTGATTGAGTTTGTGTACGCCATCGTGGGCATCGTGTGGCTGACACAGTACTACACCTCCTGCAACGACATCACAGCCAAGAGTGTCACCCTGG gaatggTGGTGTGCAACTGGGTGGTGATCCTGAGTGTGTGCATCACTGTGCTGTGTGTCTTTGATCCCACGGGACGCACCTTCGTCAAGCTCCGTGCCACCAAGCGCCGGCAGCGCAACCTAAGGACCTACAATCTAAG acaCCGCCTGGAAGAGGGACAAGCCAGCAGCTGGACACGCAGGCTCAAAGTGTTCCTTTGCTGCACACGGACAAAGGACTCCCAGTCG GATGCCTACTCCGAGATCGCCTACCTTTTTGCGGAATTTTTCCGAGACTTGGACATCGTCCCCTCCGACATCATTGCAGGGCTGGTTCTTctgcggcagcggcagcgggcCAAGCGCAATGCCGTGCTGGATGAG GCAAACAATGACATTTTAGCTTTCCTGTCTGGAATGCCAGTGACCAGGAACACCAAATACCTGGATTTGAAGAATGCG CAAGAGATGCAGCGGTACCGGGAGGTGTGTTACTACATGCTCTTTGCCTTGGCTGCCTATGGATGGCCCATTTACCTCATGAGGAAGCCCACATGTGGACTCTGCCGCCTGGCCAGATCCTGCTC ATGTTGCTGCCTGTGCCCGTCGCGCCCACGCTACGCTCCCGGTGTCACCATCGAGGAGGACAATTGCTGTGGCTGCAACGCCATCGCCATCCGGCGCCACTTCCTGGACGAGAACATGACCTCTGTGGACATCGTCTACACTTCCTGCCACGATGCT GTTTATGAAACCCCTTTCTATGTGGCTGTGGACCACGACAAGAAGAAGGTGGTCATTAGCATCCGGGGAACTCTGTCCCCAAAG GATGCCCTGACGGATCTGACGGGGGACGCGGAGCGCCTGCCAGTTGAGGGGCACCATGGAACATGGCTGGGACACAAG ggaATGGTGCTGTCTGCTGAGTACATCAAGAAGAagctggagcaggagatggTGCTGTCCCAAGCTTTTGGGCGGGATTTG GGAAGAGGAACAAAACACTACGGCCTGATTGTGGTTGGCCATTCCCttggagctggcacagctgccatCCTGTCCTTCCTGCTGCGTCCCCAGTATCCATCCCTGAAGTGCTTTGCTTATTCCCCCCCAGGTGGGCTGCTCAG TGAGGATGCCATGGAGTATTCCAAGGAGTTTGTGACTGCAGTGGTGCTTGGCAAAGATCTGGTGCCCAG GATTGGGCTCTCTCAGCTGGAGGGATTTCGCCGGCAGCTTCTGGATGTTCTCCAAAGAAGCACCAAACCAAAG TGGCGGATCATTGTGGGGGCTACCAAGTGCATTCCCAAATCCGAGCTTCCCGAGGAGCCAGAGGAGAACTCAGTGACGAGTAACCGGCTCTGGACGCATCCCAGTGACCTGACCATCGCCCTGAGTGCCAGCACCCCTCTGTACCCCCCCGGCCGCATCATCCACGTGGTGCACAACCaccctgctgagcagtgctg ctgctgtgagcaggaggaTCCCACCTACTTTGCCATCTGGGGGGACAACAAGGCCTTCAACGAGGTCATCATCTCCCCAGCCATGCTGCATGAACACCTGCCCTACGTGGTCATGGAAGGGCTCAACAAG GTCTTGGAGAACTACAACAAGGGGAAAacagctctgctttctgcagCCAAAGTGATGGTGAGTCCTACGGAAGTGGATCTCACCCCAGAGCTGATATTCCAGAGCcagcccttgcccagctgtCCCTCTGTGCAGATCGGAACTGGAGCCATCCCAGCGGACAGAAGGAACAGCAGTACCAA GAGCAAATCCCATTCAGAAATCAGCCTGGAGGGATTCTATGAGACAAAGCCACTTTCTCCCGTGCAGAAGGACCCCGTGGAGCTGCTTCTCCTGGACACTAAGGAACGTCTCTCCGTGGAGCTCCAGGACCGCCGTGCTCCTCTGGCCACCATGGAGAGCCTCTCAGACAACGAATCCATCTACAGCTTCGATTCCCGGCGCTCCTCTGGTTTCCGGAGTATCCGGGGCTCCCCCAGCCTCCATGCGGTCATGGAGAAGGACGAGACGCACTGCTTTTATATAGACCCCGTTATCCCTGAGGAAAACCCATCCCTCAGCTCCcggacagagctgctggctgctgacAGCCTCTCCAAGCATTCCCAGGAGACGCAGCCTCCGGAAAACGTCCTCAACAGCGGCGGCACCACCCCCCAGCGCCGCTGCAGCGCCGAGGGCACCGGGAGCGACGGGGAGCGCGCGTCCTCGTCCCCTCGGGAAGAGCCGCCGCTCCACAACGGCCGCCTGGCCGACGTTCCCAGTCCCCAGGTGCTGGAATTCGCCGAGTTCATCGACAGCCTCTTCAACCTGGACAGCAAAAGCAGCTCCTTCCAGGACATTTACTGCATGATGGTGTCGGACAGCTCCAGCGACTTTGCGGAGATGCCCAAATCCGTCAGCGACCAGGAGATCCTGCTGAGGGCACAGTACGAGCCCAACTTAGTCCCAAAGCCCCCGAGGTTGTTTGCGGGCTCGACGGATCCTTCGTCGGGAATCTCCGTGTCACCCTCCTTCCCCCTTAGCTCATCCGGAGAACTCATGGATATCACTCCCACGGGTGTGAGCAGCCAGGAATGCCTGGCCACGGATAAAATCCGGACTTCCACCCCCTCCGGACATGTAACCAGCCCTGCCAAGCAGGACGACCTCATGATTTCGGCCCTTTAG